A section of the Castanea sativa cultivar Marrone di Chiusa Pesio chromosome 12, ASM4071231v1 genome encodes:
- the LOC142620132 gene encoding uncharacterized protein LOC142620132, protein MPGIDTDIVQHHIPTDPTIKLVKQKLRRMKPEWTLKIKEEVEKQYNAGFLQVVNYPEWLANVVPVPKKDGKGMHSYPSWMVSLDTIKSRWHQKLWRRLRSSPLGEHTATKVEVYVDDVIVKSKNRGDHMLALRKFFERIKHYKLQLNPKKCTFGVTSGKLLGFMVSNRGMDVDPEKVKAITEMKSPKTKKEIRGFLGRIQYISRIYSSIDYYLRAHFQIAQEGCTH, encoded by the exons ATGCCTGGCATCGACACTGACATAGTGCAACATCATATTCCAACTGATCCCACTATCAAGCTAGTCAAGCAGAAGTTAAGAAGAATGAAACCAGAATGGACAttgaagatcaaagaagaggtGGAAAAACAATATAATGCCGGTTTCCTCCAAGTCGTTAATTATCCAGAATGGCTAGCTAATGTCGTCCCAGTACCGAAAAAAGATGGCAAG GGCATGCACTCTTATCCTTCATGGATGGTTTCTCTGGATACAATCAAATCAAGATGGCACCAGAAGTTATGGAGAAGACTTCGTTCATCACCCCTTGGGGAACATACTGCTACAAAG GtagaagtttatgtggatgatgtGATAGTCAAGTCTAAAAACCGTGGGGACCATATGTTAGCCTTgaggaagttctttgaaagaatcaagcATTACAAGCTCCAACTAAACCCCAAGAAGTGCACTTTTGGAGTAACTTCAGGAAAGCTGCTCGGATTTATGGTTAGCAACAGAGGGATGGATGTAGATCCCGAAAAAGTTAAAGCAATTACAGAAATGAAATCGCCAAAGACCAAGAAAGAAATTCGAGGATTCTTGGGAAGAATACAATATATCAGTCGAATTTATAGCTCAATTGACTACTATTTGCGAGCCCATTTTCAAATTGCTCAAGAAGGATGTACCCATTAA
- the LOC142620133 gene encoding glutathione S-transferase T3-like produces the protein MPLYTGIIEGQIDVNSPLLGVSQNNPISSLEVEITTSNKPPRRGTNFRVEEDSILVSTWLNTSINAVHGNELKQERFWEKIWQCFCKYNPSGITRTAGSIQSRWGMINRETSRFCGFIVALEAAPHSGTTKQDNIENAKAMYKEKAKKDFPFEHCWHVLKHQPKWSMPKEYSRVVLPPTQDSISIADGDDVSLVDDTTNFERPIGRKAKKANQKNKASGKDVGEYLAKKMKVIEDLQEQEKESLRIKAERV, from the exons ATGCCGCTTTACACTGGTATCATAGAAGGGCAAATTGATGTTAACTCTCCTTTGTTGGGTGTATCCCAAAATAACCCAATTTCTTCCCTTGAAGTTGAGATCACCACCTCCAATAAACCGCCGAGACGGGGTACCAACTTTCGTGTAGAGGAGGATAGTATCCTTGTTTCGACATGGCTCAATACTAGTATTAATGCTGTGCATGGTAATGAGTTGAAACAAGAAAGATTCTGGGAAAAAATTTGGCAATGCTTTTGCAAATACAACCCATCTGGCATCACACGTACTGCTGGTTCCATACAAAGTCGATGGGGAATGATTAATAGGGAGACAAGTAGATTTTGTGGCTTCATAGTTGCTCTTGAAGCAGCCCCTCATAGTGGTACAACAAAACAGGACAAT attgAAAATGCAAAGGCTATGTATaaagaaaaagccaaaaaagaCTTTCCATTTGAACATTGTTGGCATGTGTTGAAGCACCAACCAAAATGGAGCATGCCTAAGGAATACTCGAGAGTAGTGTTACCTCCAACTCAAGATTCAATATCTATTGCCGATGGGGATGACGTTTCCTTAGTTGATGACACTACCAACTTTGAGAGACCAATAGGTAGGAAGGCCAAAAAGGCCAATCAAAAGAATAAGGCTAGTGGGAAAGATGTTGGAGAATACTTggcaaagaaaatgaaagttaTTGAGGACttacaagaacaagaaaaagagagtcTCCGCATCAAAGCAGAAAGGGTTTGA